From a region of the Corallococcus coralloides DSM 2259 genome:
- a CDS encoding phosphoketolase produces MAHPEGTEASEYGSPLSAREHGQGPSAPGRERTRGGGPLTAREVELMNAYWRACNYLAVGMIYLQDNPLLHRPLLPKDVKHRLLGHWGASPALSFTWVHLNRLIVEQNLDIIFVAGPGHGAPGVLGPAYLEGTYSEVYPDKSMDAEGMRKFFKQFSFPGHIGSHVTPETPGSIHEGGELGYSLSHAYGMAFDNPDLIVACVVGDGEAETGPLATAWHSNKFINPVRDGAVLPILNLNGYKIANPTILSRISQEELEALFVGYGYKPYFVEGSDPAQMHQKMAQTLEQAIEEIRALQKTARLTDTPTRPRWPMIILRSPKGWTGPKELDGHRLEGSWRSHQVPFGDVRGNPAHLKALEDWMRSYRPEELFDAEGRLMPELRSLAPKGARRMSANPHANGGLLRKALRLPDFRDYAVKVGSRGTTLHENTKPLGEFLRDIMRDNPTSFRVFGPDETASNRLQALYEVSGKTWMANMLPEDADGGYLARDGRVMEMLSEHTLLGWLEGYLLTGRHGLFHTYEAFAHVVDSMFNQHAKWLDISKNHVKWRAPVASENILLSSTVWRQDHNGFSHQDPGFIDLVTNKSGSVTRIYLPPDANTLLVVADQCLRSTDCVNVIVADKQKHLQFTSIDEAVAHCAKGFGIWKRASTDEDAEPDVILACCGDVATQEALAAASILRARAPNLKLRFVNVVDLFKLQSSADHPHGSTQRELQSLFPPGKPIIFSFHGYASLIHKLAYRYIDHEDLHVHGYREKGNINTPFELAILNDTSRFHLVIDVIDRVPGLSAKAGHLKEEMKNAILDNLAYAHEHGRDRPEIADWTWPD; encoded by the coding sequence ATGGCACACCCCGAAGGAACGGAAGCGTCGGAGTATGGGTCGCCGTTGTCCGCCAGGGAGCACGGCCAGGGGCCCTCCGCTCCAGGCCGCGAGCGGACCCGGGGCGGAGGACCGCTCACCGCCAGGGAAGTGGAGTTGATGAACGCATACTGGCGGGCGTGCAACTACCTGGCGGTGGGGATGATCTACCTCCAGGACAACCCGCTGCTGCACCGGCCCCTGCTGCCGAAGGACGTGAAGCACCGGCTGCTCGGCCACTGGGGCGCGAGCCCGGCGCTCTCGTTCACCTGGGTCCACCTGAACCGGCTCATCGTCGAGCAGAACCTCGACATCATCTTCGTGGCCGGGCCGGGCCACGGCGCCCCGGGCGTGCTCGGGCCGGCGTACCTGGAGGGCACCTACTCGGAGGTCTATCCGGACAAGAGCATGGACGCGGAGGGGATGCGGAAGTTCTTCAAGCAGTTCTCCTTCCCCGGGCACATCGGCAGCCACGTCACCCCGGAGACGCCAGGCTCCATCCACGAAGGCGGCGAGCTGGGCTACAGCCTCTCCCACGCGTACGGCATGGCCTTCGACAACCCGGACCTCATCGTCGCCTGCGTCGTGGGTGACGGCGAGGCCGAGACGGGGCCGCTCGCGACGGCCTGGCACTCGAACAAGTTCATCAACCCCGTGCGGGACGGCGCCGTGCTGCCCATCCTGAACCTCAACGGGTACAAGATCGCCAACCCGACCATCCTCTCCCGCATCAGCCAGGAGGAGCTGGAGGCGCTGTTCGTCGGCTACGGCTACAAGCCCTACTTCGTCGAGGGCAGCGACCCGGCCCAGATGCACCAGAAGATGGCGCAGACCCTGGAGCAGGCCATCGAGGAGATCCGCGCCCTGCAGAAGACGGCACGGCTGACGGACACCCCGACGCGTCCGCGCTGGCCCATGATCATCCTGCGCTCGCCCAAGGGCTGGACCGGTCCGAAGGAGCTGGACGGGCACAGACTGGAGGGGAGCTGGCGCTCACACCAGGTCCCCTTCGGCGACGTGCGAGGCAACCCGGCGCACCTGAAGGCGCTCGAGGACTGGATGCGCAGCTACCGGCCCGAGGAGCTGTTCGACGCGGAGGGACGGCTGATGCCGGAGCTCCGGTCGCTCGCGCCCAAGGGGGCGCGGCGGATGAGCGCGAACCCCCACGCCAACGGCGGCCTGCTCCGCAAGGCGCTCCGGCTGCCTGACTTCCGCGACTACGCGGTCAAGGTCGGCTCGCGCGGCACCACGCTGCATGAGAACACGAAGCCGCTCGGCGAGTTCCTGCGCGACATCATGCGCGACAACCCGACGAGCTTCCGCGTCTTCGGTCCGGACGAGACCGCCTCCAACCGGCTCCAGGCCCTCTACGAGGTGAGCGGGAAGACGTGGATGGCCAACATGTTGCCGGAGGATGCCGACGGGGGCTACCTCGCGCGGGACGGCCGCGTCATGGAGATGCTGTCGGAGCACACGCTGCTGGGCTGGCTGGAGGGGTACCTGCTCACGGGGCGCCACGGCCTCTTCCACACCTACGAGGCGTTCGCCCACGTCGTGGACTCCATGTTCAACCAGCACGCCAAGTGGTTGGACATCAGCAAGAACCACGTGAAATGGCGGGCGCCCGTCGCCTCGGAGAACATCCTGCTGTCCTCGACGGTGTGGCGTCAGGACCACAACGGGTTCTCACATCAGGACCCGGGCTTCATCGACCTGGTGACGAACAAGTCCGGCTCGGTCACGCGCATCTACCTGCCGCCGGATGCCAACACGCTGCTGGTGGTGGCGGACCAGTGCCTGCGCAGCACCGACTGCGTCAACGTCATCGTCGCGGACAAGCAGAAGCACCTGCAGTTCACCAGCATCGACGAGGCCGTCGCCCACTGCGCCAAGGGGTTCGGCATCTGGAAGCGGGCCAGCACGGACGAGGACGCGGAGCCGGATGTCATCCTGGCCTGCTGCGGTGACGTCGCGACGCAGGAGGCCCTGGCCGCCGCCTCCATCCTGCGCGCCCGCGCGCCGAACCTGAAGCTGCGCTTCGTCAACGTCGTGGACCTGTTCAAGCTCCAGTCGTCGGCGGACCACCCGCACGGCTCCACCCAACGCGAGCTCCAGAGCCTGTTCCCGCCGGGCAAGCCCATCATCTTCAGCTTCCACGGCTATGCGTCACTCATCCACAAGCTGGCCTATCGCTACATCGACCACGAAGACCTGCACGTGCATGGCTACCGGGAGAAGGGCAACATCAACACGCCCTTCGAGCTGGCCATCCTCAACGACACGTCCCGCTTCCATCTGGTCATCGACGTCATCGACCGTGTGCCGGGGCTGAGCGCCAAGGCGGGGCACCTGAAGGAGGAGATGAAGAACGCCATCCTCGACAACCTGGCCTACGCGCACGAGCACGGCCGGGACCGGCCTGAGATCGCGGACTGGACCTGGCCGGACTGA
- a CDS encoding PQQ-dependent sugar dehydrogenase, producing the protein MHVRHLVAGAFLVAAVACGERPEDGPELQTQTAAVVAGSRLVSVQSGRCLDVAQNSQTAGQELHIYDCHSQDNQRFLFTPEGELRAFGGSWCVQPETASSGARAVIAACNGTANQRWVRNTAGAVIHSATSLCLDVSGQATANSSKVIVWTCNAQTNQQWSFPADTQAPTVPTGLALSNVTCNSATLSWSPSTDNQGVAFYDVYHDGQLMKSVSGATVSTGLTLVPGVTWGLYVNARDAVGNVSQGSATLSITVPQCQADTQAPSIPTGVTATASGTSVTVNWTASTDNVGVSAYDVFRGGVKIGTVAGAPPGTTFVDSGLSANTAYTYAVLARDAQANASAQSASVTVTTGQACANAVCSVIQVATDNDIPWGLVNLPDGTVLYSRRDAHNIIRLDPATGQKTSVGTVPNVQSTDGEGGLMGLALSPTFATDRWLYVMHTSPTDNRIVRLRYENGALNTASLQVLLQGIGRNKFHNGGRLRFGPDGKLYASTGDAQNGAYAQDINNLAGKVLRLNADGTVPSDNPFGNYVWSYGHRNPQGLAFDSQGRLWQQEFGNSVMDETNLIQKGGNYGWPNCEGTVSQGGSGCATAGYIAPKQTYSTADGSCSGIAVVRDVLYVACGRGTRLYREVISGTSLTNVQQFFVGTYGRLRTVEPTPDGNLWLTTTNQGDKDSVPNNSNERIFRVVLGQ; encoded by the coding sequence ATGCACGTGCGTCACCTGGTGGCAGGAGCATTCCTGGTCGCCGCTGTTGCTTGTGGAGAAAGGCCGGAGGACGGCCCCGAACTCCAGACACAGACCGCCGCGGTGGTCGCCGGCTCGCGGCTCGTCAGCGTGCAGTCCGGCCGCTGCCTCGACGTGGCACAGAACAGTCAGACGGCGGGGCAGGAGCTCCACATCTATGACTGCCACAGCCAGGACAACCAGCGGTTCCTCTTCACGCCCGAAGGCGAGCTCCGCGCGTTCGGTGGCTCGTGGTGCGTCCAGCCGGAGACCGCCAGCTCCGGGGCCCGGGCCGTCATTGCCGCCTGCAATGGGACGGCGAACCAGCGGTGGGTCCGCAACACCGCCGGCGCGGTGATCCACTCGGCGACCTCGCTGTGCCTCGACGTGTCCGGTCAGGCCACCGCCAACAGCTCGAAGGTCATCGTCTGGACCTGCAACGCCCAGACGAACCAGCAGTGGTCGTTTCCGGCCGACACCCAGGCGCCCACCGTGCCCACGGGGCTCGCGCTGTCCAACGTGACGTGCAACTCGGCGACCCTGTCCTGGTCGCCGTCCACGGACAACCAGGGCGTGGCCTTCTACGACGTCTACCATGACGGCCAGCTGATGAAGTCCGTCTCCGGCGCCACGGTGTCCACCGGGCTGACCCTGGTCCCCGGCGTGACGTGGGGCCTGTATGTGAATGCGCGGGACGCGGTGGGCAATGTCTCCCAGGGCAGCGCCACGCTCTCCATCACCGTGCCGCAGTGCCAGGCGGACACCCAGGCTCCCAGCATCCCGACGGGCGTCACCGCCACGGCGTCCGGCACCAGCGTGACGGTGAACTGGACCGCGTCCACCGACAACGTGGGCGTGAGCGCGTATGACGTGTTCCGGGGCGGCGTGAAGATTGGCACGGTGGCCGGCGCTCCTCCTGGGACGACCTTCGTGGACAGCGGCCTGTCCGCGAACACGGCCTACACCTACGCCGTGCTCGCCCGCGACGCCCAGGCCAACGCATCCGCCCAGAGCGCGTCCGTGACGGTCACCACCGGCCAGGCCTGCGCGAACGCGGTCTGCTCCGTCATCCAGGTCGCCACCGACAACGACATCCCGTGGGGCCTGGTGAACCTGCCGGACGGCACGGTGCTCTACAGCCGCCGCGACGCGCACAACATCATTCGCCTGGACCCGGCGACGGGCCAGAAGACGTCCGTGGGCACCGTCCCCAACGTGCAGAGCACCGACGGCGAGGGCGGCCTGATGGGGCTGGCGCTCTCCCCCACCTTCGCCACCGACCGCTGGCTGTACGTGATGCACACCTCCCCCACCGACAACCGCATCGTGCGGCTGCGGTATGAGAACGGCGCCCTCAACACCGCGTCGCTCCAGGTGCTGCTCCAGGGCATTGGCCGCAACAAGTTCCACAACGGCGGGCGCCTGCGCTTTGGCCCGGATGGGAAGCTCTACGCGTCCACGGGGGATGCCCAGAACGGCGCCTACGCGCAGGACATCAACAACCTGGCCGGCAAGGTGCTGCGCCTCAACGCCGACGGCACCGTCCCGTCCGACAACCCCTTCGGCAACTACGTGTGGAGCTACGGCCACCGCAACCCACAGGGCCTGGCCTTCGACTCGCAGGGCCGGCTGTGGCAGCAGGAGTTCGGCAACTCCGTGATGGACGAGACCAACCTCATCCAGAAGGGCGGCAACTACGGCTGGCCCAACTGCGAGGGCACGGTGTCCCAGGGCGGCTCCGGCTGCGCGACGGCCGGGTACATCGCGCCGAAGCAGACCTACTCCACGGCGGACGGTTCGTGCTCCGGCATCGCGGTGGTGCGCGACGTCCTCTACGTGGCCTGCGGCCGCGGCACGCGCCTCTACCGCGAGGTCATCAGCGGCACCAGCCTGACCAACGTGCAGCAGTTCTTCGTCGGCACGTACGGCCGGCTGCGCACCGTGGAGCCCACCCCGGACGGCAACCTCTGGCTGACCACCACCAACCAGGGTGACAAGGACAGCGTCCCCAACAACAGCAACGAGCGGATCTTCCGCGTCGTGCTGGGGCAGTAA
- a CDS encoding serine hydrolase domain-containing protein: protein MPRKLLVSSFLFAALTCAPALAAPVTAAPPRDRHKQVDAHFSQWNSKTAPGCAVGISRDGVLDYARGYGMADLEHDAPVTPRSVFSIASISKQFTAFSIGLLAQEGKLSLDDDIRKYVPELPAYGKTLTLAHLMHHTNGLREQGQLLNLAGWRGDDVSTEADILWALSRQRGVNFEPGAEVLYGNAAYTLLAVVVRRVSGQSLQAFAHERIFKPLGMSDTRFREDHTELFPRRAWGYTSRDGGGWRLSISNSAHYGAGNLFSTVGDMLKWEQNLLDARVGGQALVALVRTSGRLNDGTVTGYGGGLRLMGYRGLDMVSHDGMDGGFRTEALLFPAQRVAIVTLCNSGLIDASVLARKVADVYLGAHLKDELPPAVKMAETELAALAGDYWSPLTDEVVRLEFKDGALRQVGVPTAFVPMGDGAFRPGESMHVWRFSSPRELSIRDAWPTTRPFVRVTEPKPTASALAAFAGQYRSDEVDMTYTVRVADGKLAIRWPRRDEVVLEAVGGDRFAGSLGAVTFTRAASGGVDGLTISNRRLRRFRAERLQRAEAVRAASAAGN from the coding sequence ATGCCGCGCAAGCTGCTCGTGTCGTCGTTCCTGTTCGCCGCGCTCACGTGTGCCCCTGCCCTGGCCGCTCCGGTCACGGCGGCCCCGCCCAGGGACCGCCACAAGCAGGTGGATGCACACTTCTCGCAGTGGAACAGCAAGACCGCGCCCGGCTGCGCCGTGGGCATCTCACGCGACGGCGTGCTGGACTACGCGCGAGGCTACGGCATGGCGGACCTGGAGCACGACGCCCCGGTCACGCCGCGCTCGGTCTTCTCCATCGCCTCCATCTCCAAGCAGTTCACGGCCTTCTCGATTGGACTGCTGGCGCAGGAGGGCAAGCTCTCGCTGGACGACGACATCCGCAAGTACGTGCCGGAGCTGCCCGCGTATGGGAAGACCCTCACGCTCGCGCACCTGATGCATCACACCAACGGGCTGCGGGAGCAGGGACAGCTGCTGAACCTGGCGGGCTGGCGCGGCGATGACGTGTCCACCGAAGCAGACATCCTCTGGGCGCTGAGCCGGCAACGCGGCGTGAACTTCGAACCGGGCGCGGAGGTCCTGTATGGCAATGCCGCCTACACGTTGCTGGCGGTCGTGGTGCGGCGCGTCTCCGGTCAGTCGCTGCAGGCGTTCGCCCACGAGCGGATCTTCAAGCCGCTCGGTATGAGCGACACCCGCTTCCGCGAAGACCACACCGAGCTCTTTCCCCGGCGCGCCTGGGGCTACACCTCCCGCGACGGCGGAGGCTGGCGACTCAGCATCTCCAACTCCGCCCATTATGGCGCGGGCAACCTGTTCTCCACGGTTGGCGACATGCTGAAGTGGGAGCAGAACCTGCTCGACGCACGCGTCGGTGGGCAGGCGCTGGTCGCGCTGGTGCGGACCTCCGGCCGGTTGAACGACGGCACCGTGACGGGCTACGGCGGCGGCCTCCGGTTGATGGGGTATCGCGGCCTGGACATGGTGAGCCACGACGGCATGGACGGCGGCTTCCGCACGGAGGCCCTCCTCTTTCCCGCGCAGCGGGTCGCCATCGTCACCCTCTGCAACAGCGGCCTGATTGACGCCAGCGTGCTCGCCCGGAAGGTCGCCGACGTGTACCTGGGCGCGCACCTGAAGGACGAGCTGCCGCCCGCCGTGAAGATGGCGGAGACGGAGTTGGCGGCGCTGGCGGGCGACTACTGGAGTCCGCTGACGGATGAAGTGGTGCGGCTGGAGTTCAAGGACGGAGCGCTGCGCCAGGTCGGCGTGCCCACCGCCTTCGTGCCCATGGGCGATGGCGCGTTCCGTCCAGGCGAGTCGATGCACGTCTGGCGCTTCTCCTCCCCGCGCGAGCTGAGCATCCGGGACGCCTGGCCCACGACGCGGCCCTTCGTCCGCGTGACCGAGCCGAAGCCCACGGCTTCGGCGTTGGCGGCCTTCGCGGGGCAGTACCGCAGCGACGAGGTCGACATGACCTACACGGTGCGCGTCGCGGACGGGAAGCTGGCCATCCGCTGGCCGCGCCGGGACGAGGTGGTGCTGGAGGCCGTCGGTGGAGACCGCTTCGCAGGCTCGCTCGGCGCGGTCACGTTCACGCGCGCGGCCTCCGGCGGAGTCGACGGGTTGACCATCAGCAACCGCCGCCTGCGCCGGTTCCGCGCGGAGCGGCTCCAGCGAGCGGAGGCGGTGAGAGCGGCTTCGGCGGCAGGAAATTGA
- a CDS encoding DUF808 domain-containing protein, with product MAGSSLIALIDDIATILDDVSILTKVAAKKTAGVLGDDLALNAQQVTGVNADRELPVVWAVAKGSLVNKAILVPAALAISALAPWLVTPLLMIGGAFLCFEGAEKLAHKLLHGKEEDEAHHAELRKTLEDPNVDRVALEKDKIKGAVRTDFILSAEIIAITLGTVAAADFPTRVSVMVGIALIMTVGVYGLVAGIVKLDDAGLYLSRKSGGFAQGLGRGILRAAPWLMKFLSVAGTAAMFLVGGGILVHGVSGLHHAEESFTAWAGRVPGVGNVLGGLAPMVLNAAVGLGAGALLVVLFTLGQKLFKGRGDKK from the coding sequence ATGGCAGGCAGCAGCCTGATTGCGCTCATCGACGACATCGCCACCATCCTGGATGACGTCTCCATCCTGACGAAGGTGGCGGCGAAGAAGACCGCGGGTGTGTTGGGAGACGACCTGGCGCTCAACGCGCAGCAGGTGACGGGCGTGAACGCGGACCGCGAGCTGCCCGTGGTGTGGGCGGTGGCGAAGGGTTCGCTCGTCAACAAGGCCATCCTGGTGCCGGCGGCGCTGGCCATCAGCGCGCTGGCGCCCTGGCTGGTGACCCCGCTGCTGATGATTGGCGGCGCCTTCCTCTGCTTCGAGGGCGCGGAGAAGCTGGCGCACAAGCTCCTGCACGGCAAGGAAGAGGACGAGGCGCACCACGCCGAGCTGCGCAAGACGCTGGAGGACCCGAACGTCGACCGGGTGGCCCTGGAGAAGGACAAGATCAAGGGCGCGGTGCGCACGGACTTCATCCTCTCCGCGGAGATCATCGCCATCACGCTGGGCACCGTGGCGGCGGCGGACTTCCCCACCCGCGTCTCGGTCATGGTGGGCATTGCCCTCATCATGACGGTGGGCGTGTACGGGCTGGTGGCGGGCATCGTGAAGCTGGACGACGCGGGCCTGTACCTCAGCCGCAAGAGCGGTGGCTTCGCGCAGGGCCTGGGCAGGGGCATCCTCCGCGCGGCGCCGTGGCTGATGAAGTTCCTCTCCGTGGCGGGCACGGCGGCCATGTTCCTGGTGGGTGGCGGCATCCTCGTGCACGGCGTCTCCGGCCTGCACCACGCTGAGGAGTCCTTCACCGCGTGGGCGGGGCGCGTCCCGGGCGTGGGCAACGTCCTGGGTGGGCTCGCCCCCATGGTGCTCAACGCCGCGGTGGGCCTGGGCGCCGGCGCCCTGCTGGTGGTGCTCTTCACCCTGGGCCAGAAGCTGTTCAAGGGCCGCGGCGACAAGAAGTAG